From a region of the Luteibaculum oceani genome:
- a CDS encoding LysE family translocator: MDLALMLSFLLAAILLTIMPGPDNLYVLTESISKGAKQGVLISIGLITGVLVHTFLAAFGLSIIFKQSAWAYNALCITGAAYLLYLAYGASREKPIALEMSSDSASQEAFFLVRKGFFMNVLNPKVSLFFIALLPQFVNPEAVLPIWGQMVVLGLIFMAQGLLIFSLISILAGTLTSYVQKPVFWSITKWLKIGILIAIALGLLLSMRS, from the coding sequence ATGGACCTAGCCTTAATGCTATCCTTTTTGCTGGCCGCCATTTTACTAACGATAATGCCCGGTCCTGATAATTTGTACGTTCTCACCGAGAGTATCAGCAAAGGGGCAAAACAGGGAGTTCTTATTTCTATAGGGTTAATAACTGGCGTACTGGTACACACCTTTCTTGCCGCTTTTGGCCTATCCATTATTTTTAAACAATCGGCATGGGCCTATAACGCACTTTGTATAACTGGTGCTGCCTATCTCCTTTACCTTGCCTATGGGGCTAGTCGCGAAAAACCTATTGCTTTAGAAATGAGTTCGGACAGCGCTTCTCAAGAAGCTTTTTTTCTGGTTAGAAAAGGCTTTTTTATGAATGTGCTAAATCCTAAAGTTTCTCTGTTTTTTATAGCCCTCTTGCCACAATTTGTGAATCCAGAAGCGGTGTTACCCATTTGGGGGCAAATGGTAGTACTTGGATTGATTTTTATGGCTCAGGGGCTGTTGATTTTCTCGCTGATATCGATTTTGGCTGGAACACTCACAAGCTATGTTCAAAAACCTGTGTTTTGGAGCATTACCAAGTGGCTGAAAATTGGCATTTTAATTGCGATCGCCTTGGGATTGCTGCTCAGCATGCGCAGTTAG
- a CDS encoding LytR/AlgR family response regulator transcription factor has product MKIAIAEDDFIVAEQLRKIVENFGCKVVFVEHNTKKFLDRLVGEKIDLALLDIRMDTEDSGFRIATELQQKHIPFMFVSAHSDVNTLSQASRLKPVGYLTKPFNRAQIKASLITVSGLLENSSITVKSGSETHKLSVSDILFIKSDNVYCEIHTKSKGRILVRTSLKSLEPEFEDTSVVRCHRSYMVNLHHVQSYNKTEAKINEQIIPITKAISLG; this is encoded by the coding sequence ATGAAAATAGCCATTGCTGAAGACGATTTTATAGTAGCCGAACAACTAAGAAAAATTGTAGAGAATTTTGGGTGCAAGGTTGTTTTTGTGGAACATAATACCAAGAAATTTCTAGATCGCTTAGTGGGAGAAAAGATAGATCTGGCACTCCTTGATATAAGAATGGATACCGAAGACAGTGGGTTTAGAATAGCAACGGAATTGCAGCAAAAACATATTCCGTTTATGTTTGTAAGCGCACATAGCGACGTTAATACGCTTTCGCAAGCGTCGCGGTTAAAACCGGTAGGCTACCTTACAAAGCCGTTTAACCGAGCTCAAATCAAAGCAAGTTTAATAACGGTTTCAGGCCTACTTGAAAACTCCTCAATTACCGTAAAATCAGGCTCCGAAACTCATAAGTTATCTGTAAGTGATATTCTTTTTATAAAATCGGACAATGTTTATTGTGAAATTCATACTAAATCGAAAGGGCGAATTTTAGTGCGGACGAGCTTAAAGTCTTTAGAACCAGAGTTTGAAGACACATCGGTGGTTAGATGTCATAGGAGCTATATGGTGAACCTGCATCACGTGCAGAGTTACAATAAAACTGAGGCGAAAATAAATGAGCAGATTATCCCCATCACTAAAGCCATTTCTTTAGGGTAA
- a CDS encoding antibiotic biosynthesis monooxygenase family protein codes for MEIPKKITPPYWAVIFSSKKRNNDPEFTKVSDYLDEIVVKQEGYLGHETVGQDPSITISYWKDMESIKKWRNHPDHHAAIERSRKEWFEYYNIKIAEVKGGHYWEHR; via the coding sequence ATGGAAATTCCTAAAAAAATAACACCACCTTATTGGGCGGTTATTTTCAGTAGCAAGAAAAGAAATAATGATCCTGAGTTTACCAAAGTTTCCGATTATTTGGATGAAATCGTTGTTAAACAGGAGGGATATTTAGGTCATGAGACAGTAGGACAGGATCCTTCCATTACCATTTCATATTGGAAAGATATGGAGTCGATTAAAAAATGGAGAAATCATCCCGACCATCATGCGGCAATAGAAAGGAGCCGGAAGGAGTGGTTTGAATACTACAATATAAAGATTGCCGAGGTTAAAGGTGGGCATTATTGGGAGCACAGGTAA
- a CDS encoding START domain-containing protein encodes MSKRNIRSSYILIGLLALFFIPAPSSAQLDTSWTLKRDKKNVKVYTRSHPDFGLDEFKGESIIPFHIDKVLKVLKSPEKMPQWVPDCEYAKLEEKTVEGQLHYTVTDLPFPLSNRDAYIEMVFHITKDGYLIRVEGLPKYKPEENGLVRIPYLKGFWKLTMLEGNKTKVTYQIQADPGGAIPTWLANATAVSTPYNTILNLQEFIKSEFD; translated from the coding sequence ATGTCGAAACGTAACATTCGTTCCTCTTATATTTTAATAGGGCTGTTGGCTCTATTTTTTATTCCCGCACCATCCTCCGCTCAGCTAGACACCAGCTGGACATTAAAACGTGATAAGAAAAATGTAAAAGTATATACCCGCTCCCACCCCGATTTTGGACTGGATGAATTTAAAGGAGAAAGCATAATCCCCTTTCATATCGATAAGGTATTGAAAGTCCTAAAGTCGCCCGAAAAAATGCCCCAATGGGTTCCAGATTGCGAATATGCAAAACTGGAAGAGAAAACTGTGGAAGGCCAACTTCATTACACGGTTACCGATCTTCCTTTCCCTTTATCCAACCGAGACGCCTACATTGAAATGGTTTTCCACATTACAAAAGATGGATACCTGATTCGAGTAGAAGGGCTCCCCAAATACAAACCAGAAGAAAATGGCTTGGTGCGCATTCCCTATTTAAAAGGGTTTTGGAAATTAACGATGTTAGAAGGAAATAAAACTAAGGTTACCTATCAAATCCAAGCCGATCCAGGTGGGGCCATACCAACCTGGCTAGCCAATGCCACGGCTGTTAGCACCCCATACAACACCATATTAAATCTTCAAGAGTTTATTAAATCTGAATTCGATTAG
- a CDS encoding YwbE family protein produces the protein MNEGTKRSNIKIGQEVAVVQKHHQKTGELTEGFVKRILTKSPQHHHGIKVMLEDGTVGRVKQILEEEA, from the coding sequence ATGAATGAGGGAACAAAAAGGAGTAATATAAAAATTGGGCAGGAAGTAGCGGTGGTACAAAAGCATCACCAAAAAACGGGCGAACTAACCGAAGGTTTTGTAAAGCGCATCTTAACAAAATCACCTCAGCACCATCATGGAATTAAGGTAATGTTAGAGGATGGAACCGTAGGCCGGGTTAAACAGATTTTAGAGGAAGAGGCATAA
- a CDS encoding DUF3127 domain-containing protein — MEISGKVVELLDEKRGSGRNGEWRKLDFILETQDQYPKKVCISVWGDKIDQYALNVGDQINAGINLESREFNGRWYTDVRAWKVDKMGAGDTGSQGESQIPTPPMEAPAAGMPQEDNDANDLPF; from the coding sequence ATGGAAATTAGCGGAAAAGTAGTAGAGCTACTAGACGAAAAAAGAGGTAGTGGTAGAAACGGAGAATGGAGAAAGTTAGACTTCATTCTAGAAACCCAGGATCAATACCCTAAAAAGGTATGTATATCTGTATGGGGTGATAAGATAGATCAATACGCCCTTAATGTTGGTGACCAAATCAACGCTGGAATTAATCTTGAAAGTAGAGAATTTAACGGCAGATGGTACACAGACGTACGTGCTTGGAAGGTAGATAAAATGGGTGCTGGAGATACTGGTTCTCAGGGTGAAAGCCAAATTCCAACTCCTCCAATGGAAGCCCCTGCAGCTGGAATGCCACAGGAAGATAACGATGCTAACGACCTTCCATTCTAA
- a CDS encoding VOC family protein, protein MSLQPFHLAIPVKDLDETRTFYREIMGCEEGRSSEQWVDFNFFGHQLVIHLSQVLNATIKNHVDGHGVPVPHFGVVLSMEEWEELATRLKAKGVRFEIEPYVRFKGQPGEQATMFFNDPSGNALEFKAFADLSRMFKK, encoded by the coding sequence ATGTCGCTACAACCTTTTCACCTTGCTATTCCGGTTAAAGATTTAGATGAAACTAGAACTTTTTATCGAGAAATAATGGGTTGCGAAGAAGGCCGCAGCTCAGAACAATGGGTAGATTTCAATTTTTTTGGTCATCAACTGGTTATCCATCTATCGCAAGTCTTAAATGCAACCATAAAGAACCACGTGGATGGTCATGGTGTTCCCGTCCCTCATTTTGGTGTAGTTCTGAGTATGGAAGAATGGGAGGAGTTAGCAACTAGGCTTAAAGCAAAAGGAGTGCGTTTTGAAATAGAACCCTATGTTCGATTTAAAGGGCAGCCGGGAGAGCAGGCAACTATGTTTTTTAATGATCCTAGTGGTAATGCCTTGGAGTTTAAGGCCTTTGCCGATTTAAGCAGGATGTTTAAAAAATAA
- a CDS encoding RBBP9/YdeN family alpha/beta hydrolase yields the protein MEQHFPDIYNYVLIPGYGGIEMKHWMRHWMRVLPNVSIVKQKDFQNPVLEDWIDSLQKKVAVSDKPVIAIGHSLGAHTLYNADIQGKITGVKAGLLVAPPEEKRSEFHDGSWVGFTPFPMEKSTIKSVLVYSESDEYATMKASLEMAKNWGCKAINAGNVGHIGSDANLASWDDGQGYLSNLIKEL from the coding sequence ATGGAGCAGCATTTTCCAGATATATATAACTACGTTTTAATTCCCGGATATGGGGGAATTGAAATGAAACATTGGATGCGTCACTGGATGCGGGTCTTACCCAATGTTAGTATTGTAAAACAAAAGGATTTTCAAAACCCAGTGCTTGAGGATTGGATAGATTCCCTACAAAAAAAAGTGGCAGTTTCTGATAAACCTGTAATTGCCATAGGCCATAGCTTAGGAGCTCACACCTTATACAATGCCGATATTCAAGGAAAAATTACTGGAGTAAAAGCGGGCCTATTAGTTGCACCACCAGAGGAAAAAAGGAGTGAATTTCACGATGGATCTTGGGTGGGCTTCACACCGTTCCCAATGGAAAAATCAACTATCAAGTCCGTATTGGTGTACAGTGAAAGTGATGAATATGCAACAATGAAAGCCAGCTTGGAGATGGCCAAAAACTGGGGTTGTAAAGCTATTAATGCCGGAAATGTGGGGCATATTGGTTCCGACGCCAATTTAGCATCCTGGGATGATGGCCAAGGTTATTTGAGTAATCTTATAAAGGAGTTGTAA
- a CDS encoding HAD family hydrolase, with translation MYSFQKDRIKIFDLGGVIINIHPPLTFNAMKDRLHPSRDPALAEAHFQKLFTKFEIGSFDRLALLEQINPWLNQQLKYPEFEKIWNELLLDVPKHRLQCLLKLKEKEEIYLLSNTNEIHIQAINQYLRNEFGVDGLEAIFTKCFLSYEMNQRKPDASIYQSAMRQIPGNADSYIFFDDTFENVEGSNSAGLPAVHVPNEKNKEFWDYLCSQ, from the coding sequence ATGTACAGTTTCCAAAAAGACCGCATAAAAATATTCGATCTCGGTGGTGTTATTATTAATATCCATCCACCCCTTACTTTCAACGCCATGAAAGATCGGTTGCACCCCTCGAGAGATCCTGCTTTAGCTGAAGCTCATTTCCAAAAGCTTTTTACCAAATTCGAAATCGGATCCTTCGATAGATTAGCCCTTCTCGAGCAAATTAACCCCTGGCTTAATCAACAACTTAAATATCCCGAATTCGAAAAAATTTGGAATGAACTTCTTCTCGATGTTCCTAAACACCGACTACAATGCCTGTTAAAACTGAAGGAAAAAGAGGAAATCTACCTCCTGTCTAATACCAACGAAATACATATCCAGGCTATAAACCAATACTTGAGAAATGAATTTGGCGTGGACGGACTGGAAGCTATTTTTACCAAGTGTTTTCTCTCTTACGAAATGAACCAACGCAAACCAGATGCATCCATTTATCAATCGGCAATGCGCCAAATCCCCGGGAATGCAGATTCGTATATCTTTTTTGATGATACATTTGAGAATGTCGAAGGTTCTAATTCCGCTGGATTACCTGCAGTTCATGTACCCAACGAAAAGAACAAAGAATTTTGGGATTACCTGTGCTCCCAATAA
- a CDS encoding BamA/TamA family outer membrane protein, producing MGSLTLITRGQDSLETDLEKEKNAKIFPIPIAFYTPETGLGLGAGVTSVVKTKGGDFMPRKSQLTFGFAYTSLKQLLMYVPFSLYTFRQKMYLQGELGYFDYTFRYFGITNGTKRDSIEFYRANFPRVRINAFAQIADGVFVGPRLVYDKFSFSTFNPEGRLRNMDVPGSEDHFVGTIGVGGIVDKRDNNLFPTSGYYGALSIDQSINPDYKYTTLMMDFTKYFPWSNKGTFAINLFGQSLFGEAPFTAMPKLGGTKKLRGYFEGSILQEHIFAWQAEARRMVWKRLGFAAFFGAGNGFRPGETFHIKNTQISSGLGLRIRLTDQLNARLDYAIGMQNRSGFYITFGEAF from the coding sequence TTGGGTAGTTTAACGCTAATAACCCGTGGTCAAGACAGTTTAGAAACTGATTTGGAAAAAGAGAAAAACGCTAAGATTTTTCCAATACCCATTGCGTTTTACACCCCAGAAACAGGTTTAGGGTTGGGGGCAGGAGTAACTTCTGTAGTTAAAACTAAGGGGGGCGATTTTATGCCCAGAAAATCGCAGTTAACCTTTGGCTTTGCCTATACCAGTCTAAAGCAATTACTGATGTACGTGCCTTTTAGTTTGTATACGTTTCGTCAAAAAATGTATTTGCAGGGAGAATTGGGCTATTTCGATTATACATTTCGATATTTTGGAATCACTAATGGTACAAAGCGAGACTCCATAGAATTTTACCGCGCTAATTTTCCTCGTGTACGGATAAATGCGTTTGCACAGATAGCAGACGGGGTATTTGTGGGGCCTAGGTTGGTTTATGATAAGTTCAGCTTCAGCACCTTTAACCCTGAGGGGAGGTTGCGAAATATGGATGTACCGGGGTCTGAAGATCATTTTGTCGGTACCATTGGAGTTGGAGGCATTGTAGACAAAAGGGATAATAACTTATTTCCTACCAGCGGATATTATGGAGCGTTAAGTATAGATCAATCGATAAATCCAGATTATAAGTACACCACATTAATGATGGATTTTACCAAGTATTTTCCATGGTCTAATAAAGGAACTTTTGCCATTAACCTTTTTGGACAATCTTTATTTGGAGAAGCACCATTTACGGCCATGCCCAAACTTGGAGGCACCAAAAAATTGAGAGGCTATTTCGAGGGTTCCATATTACAAGAACATATTTTTGCTTGGCAGGCTGAAGCCAGGAGAATGGTATGGAAAAGATTAGGGTTTGCGGCATTTTTCGGGGCTGGAAACGGATTTAGACCTGGTGAAACTTTTCATATAAAAAATACCCAAATATCTTCAGGATTGGGGTTAAGAATAAGGTTAACCGATCAATTGAATGCACGATTGGATTACGCCATAGGGATGCAAAACCGATCTGGATTTTACATTACGTTTGGCGAGGCATTTTAA
- a CDS encoding CNNM domain-containing protein, which produces MLLLVLYLLLAVVVSFLCSIMEAVLLSTPSSHILIALESETPKPWALKFNRFKDDIDRPLSAILSLNTVAHTIGAAGVGAQAVAVFGEAYFGVISAILTIIILLFTEIIPKTLGAIYWKSLGKIAVMLIQFTIWITYPLVLVSSVITKILSGGKKEQTTSREEISVLTSIAAKEGIFNPEEHKILQSVLRLKSVVVGEIMTPRTVVSCANAFTTVIEFAKNKEHYNFSRIPVFEKVKDNIVGYVVKQRIYETIADEKPQVELQDIKRDIAIVTEETPVFELWNILLKRKEHIALIVDEYGGWSGIATMEDIIETILGFEIIDERDKITNMRAYAKQRWEARKQMNEQREKFG; this is translated from the coding sequence ATGCTATTACTCGTTCTTTATCTACTTCTTGCCGTGGTAGTTTCCTTTCTCTGCTCCATTATGGAAGCGGTGCTATTAAGTACTCCATCCTCTCACATTCTAATAGCTCTAGAAAGTGAAACCCCCAAACCATGGGCACTTAAATTTAACCGGTTTAAGGATGATATAGACAGACCACTATCTGCGATTTTATCACTAAATACCGTGGCCCACACCATTGGTGCAGCTGGCGTGGGAGCCCAGGCCGTTGCAGTTTTTGGCGAAGCTTATTTCGGAGTGATCTCGGCCATTCTAACCATTATTATTCTGCTATTCACGGAAATCATTCCCAAAACGCTGGGGGCAATTTATTGGAAATCGCTTGGGAAAATTGCCGTAATGCTAATCCAATTTACCATTTGGATTACCTATCCTTTAGTTCTTGTTTCATCGGTTATCACAAAAATCCTATCGGGTGGCAAAAAGGAACAAACCACAAGCCGAGAAGAAATTTCTGTGCTTACTTCCATTGCCGCCAAGGAAGGAATTTTTAATCCTGAAGAACATAAAATTTTACAAAGTGTACTTAGACTTAAATCAGTTGTAGTTGGTGAAATTATGACACCACGAACCGTAGTTTCTTGTGCAAATGCATTCACCACCGTTATAGAGTTTGCTAAAAATAAAGAGCACTATAATTTTTCAAGAATACCGGTTTTCGAAAAGGTAAAAGACAACATAGTAGGGTACGTAGTAAAGCAAAGAATTTACGAAACCATTGCTGATGAAAAGCCACAAGTAGAGCTTCAGGATATTAAGCGCGACATTGCCATTGTAACAGAAGAAACTCCCGTTTTTGAATTGTGGAATATCCTTCTGAAAAGAAAAGAACACATCGCCTTGATTGTGGACGAATATGGCGGTTGGAGTGGAATTGCTACTATGGAAGACATCATTGAAACCATACTAGGGTTTGAAATAATTGATGAGCGAGATAAAATTACCAACATGCGCGCATACGCAAAACAACGTTGGGAAGCCCGTAAACAAATGAACGAGCAACGAGAGAAGTTTGGGTAA
- a CDS encoding pirin family protein, which translates to MNNTYLVEERSRDIGQFMVGRLLPFRKKRQVGPFTFIDHMGPAYLGNGKWLDVDQHPHIGLATLTYLFEGEVEHRDSTGATQVIKAGDIGYMHAGKAVSHTERTPAHLRTGERTMHGYQIWVALPREEEDSNPHFQYIPAKQLPQCEKDGLKLCIAAGEAFGMKSPLKVSSPLFMVRAEAREDVEVDLSKHLQGEIAIVVVSGEVEIEKQKIGNGQMLVSTEISSCPLKISGGTKLLFFGGEPLPEERFLYWNFVSSSKEKLEQAKKDWAAKKFPKVPGDESYIPLPS; encoded by the coding sequence ATGAATAATACTTATCTGGTAGAGGAGCGATCTCGTGATATTGGCCAATTTATGGTGGGACGGTTGTTGCCCTTCCGGAAAAAACGTCAAGTTGGGCCATTTACCTTTATAGATCATATGGGACCTGCTTACCTGGGTAATGGAAAATGGTTGGATGTGGATCAGCATCCGCACATTGGTTTGGCAACTTTGACCTATTTGTTTGAGGGAGAAGTAGAGCATAGAGATTCTACAGGCGCCACTCAAGTTATTAAGGCGGGAGACATTGGTTATATGCACGCCGGAAAGGCCGTTTCTCACACAGAAAGAACACCAGCCCATTTAAGAACTGGAGAAAGAACAATGCACGGTTATCAAATATGGGTGGCATTACCAAGGGAAGAGGAGGATAGCAATCCGCACTTCCAGTACATCCCAGCAAAGCAACTACCACAATGTGAAAAGGATGGATTAAAGTTGTGCATCGCCGCTGGTGAGGCATTTGGAATGAAATCTCCACTTAAAGTTAGCAGTCCACTGTTTATGGTAAGGGCGGAGGCAAGAGAAGATGTAGAGGTGGATTTGTCTAAGCACTTGCAAGGTGAAATTGCCATTGTGGTGGTATCGGGTGAAGTTGAAATTGAGAAACAAAAAATTGGTAATGGCCAAATGTTGGTGTCGACCGAAATTAGTTCTTGTCCACTAAAAATTTCGGGTGGAACTAAATTGTTGTTTTTTGGAGGTGAACCCTTACCCGAGGAGCGCTTTCTGTACTGGAATTTTGTTTCTAGCAGTAAGGAAAAACTGGAACAAGCCAAAAAAGATTGGGCAGCTAAAAAATTCCCTAAAGTTCCGGGCGATGAAAGTTATATTCCATTGCCATCGTAG
- a CDS encoding TspO/MBR family protein gives MWKTYFIFLFINFSGLAIGSFFTGAEVMSSWYINLEKAPWTPPGWVFGAAWTTIMIFFSATCAAAWHAVPGKSQFLKLFIPAWTFNVLWNFVFFGIHLPLWGLVDLLVLFILLCLIWRQVASVQPWAKLALLPYGIWMLLAISLNAYILVYN, from the coding sequence ATGTGGAAGACCTACTTTATTTTTCTATTCATCAATTTTTCAGGACTAGCCATAGGTTCCTTTTTTACCGGAGCTGAAGTAATGAGTTCATGGTATATAAACCTAGAAAAGGCTCCCTGGACTCCTCCCGGCTGGGTCTTTGGTGCAGCATGGACGACCATAATGATTTTCTTTTCTGCCACTTGTGCCGCAGCCTGGCATGCCGTGCCTGGTAAATCTCAATTCCTAAAACTTTTCATCCCGGCTTGGACATTCAACGTGCTATGGAATTTCGTTTTTTTCGGCATACACTTGCCTCTTTGGGGATTAGTGGACCTTTTGGTTTTATTCATCTTGTTGTGTCTGATCTGGAGGCAAGTTGCCAGTGTTCAGCCCTGGGCAAAATTAGCGCTTTTACCCTATGGTATTTGGATGCTATTGGCCATTTCGCTCAACGCCTATATCCTAGTGTATAATTAA
- a CDS encoding PspC domain-containing protein translates to MILGVCSWLSEKLGWDVRLLRVGFVIAALFFGTGLGLYLILWIVKLLSK, encoded by the coding sequence ATGATACTTGGAGTATGTTCTTGGTTAAGTGAAAAACTTGGTTGGGATGTAAGACTTTTACGGGTTGGTTTTGTAATAGCGGCTCTATTTTTCGGAACGGGATTGGGGTTATATCTAATTCTCTGGATTGTTAAATTACTTTCGAAGTAG
- a CDS encoding YbaB/EbfC family nucleoid-associated protein, with protein MGMFGKLGDMQKMMSQLKEMKAAADEAKKKLDEIVLEGKSKCKRVVIRITGNQHITKLEIDHNAFESTQELDEVLLDTFNRALDASKKRQEKEMADSAKGMLPGM; from the coding sequence ATGGGGATGTTTGGAAAGCTTGGGGATATGCAAAAAATGATGTCGCAACTAAAAGAAATGAAAGCAGCGGCAGACGAGGCAAAGAAGAAACTCGATGAGATTGTTCTCGAAGGAAAATCTAAATGCAAGCGAGTGGTAATAAGAATTACTGGAAACCAGCACATCACCAAATTAGAAATAGATCACAATGCTTTTGAAAGCACCCAGGAGCTCGACGAAGTTTTATTGGACACCTTTAACCGAGCATTAGACGCATCTAAAAAAAGGCAAGAAAAAGAGATGGCCGATTCGGCTAAGGGGATGCTGCCAGGGATGTAA
- a CDS encoding sensor histidine kinase — translation MQCRLTYKLTLATCLFLLNLLCSAQKPSGYASRAWFKMFEKSQRAYEQNDFKSAVHYLDSTFQHCQTCNDSILAMVHERYGILVQYLEINAEGIFHLDTSYNLVIRNNWDPNFNGNIIISYAEVLRANQQFVAALDRINEALNYSRENELNKEVTARLYNRLVAIHSANQFPRDSIYKTLLIALEKTRFIGDSSGVALLYRELANIQGHWGESDKALKLNHMAKSAYESVNDERGIVEVLINLGNNYMALKRPNELKQIAKELIIKSREYDFKETLMWGYLFMSRSCADLGMYKEAYENLRRKDELDKYYFSEDWQSRINAYYKELELASRERYLENLRLEQEALESRLKLAKKERQLNQWIIYSIASVLIVIVAFVFHLSLNLRKQKKQAKEKEFLLREVHHRVKNNLQSLGGLLSLQIDYLDSEEQKKLLQNVYRRVNAISLTHSMLYNNEELDSVKAKKYITKLISEIINSEELAERKVNTKLEIAPIPLNFDQAICVGIITNELITNSFKHAVPEGQLEINLDFKVQGNTGVYSYCDNGKILKLKGKSPQSLGLKLIEIALKRLDGQVVSQEGKGFMYAFKFKLEG, via the coding sequence ATGCAATGTCGGCTCACCTATAAGCTAACCCTGGCGACCTGTTTGTTTTTATTAAACCTTTTATGTTCTGCACAAAAGCCAAGTGGCTATGCAAGTAGAGCATGGTTTAAGATGTTCGAAAAATCGCAAAGGGCATATGAGCAAAATGATTTTAAATCCGCCGTCCATTATTTAGATTCTACATTCCAGCACTGTCAAACGTGTAATGATTCCATTCTCGCAATGGTACATGAGCGCTATGGTATTTTAGTCCAGTACTTAGAGATAAATGCTGAAGGAATATTTCACCTCGACACCTCGTATAATTTGGTTATTCGAAATAACTGGGATCCTAATTTTAATGGCAACATAATTATAAGTTATGCCGAGGTATTAAGGGCAAATCAACAGTTTGTTGCAGCACTAGACCGGATTAATGAGGCCTTGAATTATTCTCGGGAAAATGAGCTGAATAAAGAGGTTACAGCCAGGCTCTACAACCGTTTAGTGGCCATACACTCGGCCAATCAATTTCCTAGAGACAGCATCTATAAAACCTTATTGATTGCCTTGGAGAAAACTAGGTTTATTGGAGATTCTTCCGGGGTTGCATTGTTGTACCGTGAATTGGCAAATATTCAGGGACATTGGGGAGAATCTGATAAAGCCTTGAAACTAAATCATATGGCCAAATCGGCTTATGAGAGTGTAAATGATGAAAGGGGAATTGTTGAGGTGTTGATAAATCTTGGCAATAATTATATGGCTTTAAAAAGGCCAAATGAGCTTAAACAAATAGCCAAAGAATTAATAATCAAGAGTAGGGAGTACGACTTTAAGGAAACCTTAATGTGGGGCTATTTATTTATGTCGCGAAGTTGCGCGGACCTTGGTATGTATAAAGAAGCATATGAGAACCTGCGCCGTAAAGATGAATTGGATAAATATTATTTTTCGGAGGACTGGCAAAGCCGAATAAATGCATATTACAAGGAGCTGGAGCTAGCTTCTAGAGAACGATACCTCGAAAACCTGAGGTTGGAGCAAGAAGCACTGGAGTCTAGGTTAAAGCTGGCCAAAAAAGAAAGGCAGTTAAATCAGTGGATAATTTATTCAATAGCCTCTGTGCTAATTGTAATTGTGGCATTTGTTTTCCACTTGTCTTTAAATTTAAGGAAACAGAAAAAACAGGCTAAGGAGAAAGAGTTTCTATTAAGAGAGGTTCACCATCGCGTTAAAAACAACCTTCAATCGTTGGGAGGACTGTTGAGTTTACAAATTGATTATTTAGACTCTGAGGAGCAAAAAAAGTTATTGCAAAATGTTTATCGAAGGGTGAACGCCATTTCTTTAACCCACTCCATGCTTTACAACAATGAGGAATTAGATTCAGTTAAAGCAAAGAAGTACATTACAAAACTGATTTCGGAAATCATCAATAGCGAGGAATTAGCGGAACGAAAGGTGAATACTAAATTAGAAATTGCTCCTATCCCCCTTAATTTCGACCAAGCTATATGTGTAGGGATTATTACAAATGAGTTAATAACCAATTCCTTTAAGCACGCAGTACCAGAAGGCCAATTGGAAATAAACTTAGACTTCAAGGTTCAGGGAAATACCGGTGTTTATTCTTATTGCGACAACGGAAAAATCCTGAAATTAAAGGGAAAATCGCCCCAAAGCTTGGGGTTAAAGTTGATTGAAATTGCTTTAAAACGATTGGATGGTCAAGTGGTTAGTCAGGAGGGAAAAGGGTTTATGTATGCATTTAAATTTAAGCTAGAGGGATGA